CGCCTACCAGAGCATCATACTGCGCATCTGTGATAAGCGGCGCGTCAAGCACGTGGTAATGGTAGTCGTGTGTGGCGATGTCGCGTCGTAGCGCGTCGATACGCTCTTTGACATTCATGGCAAGGCACCTCCGTGAGCGATGAGCGTTGAGCTGTGGGCGGGGGCAATCATGAATCAGGAATCGTGAATCATGAACTAGGGGAGTGCGGGTCTTTCTACCAGGAGCTAGGAGCAAGGAGCTAGCTACCCCCCGTCCTCCACGGAGCACGAAGCACGAAGCACGAAGCACGGCGCACGACGCACGCTACTTCATCCCCCTTAGCGGCGTGTACTGGAGCGAAAGCGTCTTAATCCCGTGCGGAGGCGAGAAGGCCACCGTCACAAACGTGTCCCCATCCTCGGCGGTCACTTTGACCACCGTGCCTACGCCAAACTTGGGGTGGCTGACTTTGTCGGCAGGAGCGAAGGTCTGTGTGTCCGAAGGCTTAGCCTTCTGGACAGCCGGAGCCTGCGGCAATCTCCTGGCTAACTGAGGTTCTGTTATCGCTCGCTCACTACGGCTGCCGCGCTGCAGCAAACAGGACGCGGGAAGCTCGGCTATAAAGCGCGACGGCAAGCTTAAGCTGTGCCTACCAAACAGCAGGCGCTGCTTGGCATAAGTGAGCAACAGGCGCTCGCGCGCGCGGGTAATGCCGACATAGCAGAGGCGCCGCTCTTCCTCTAGCTCTGCGGGATCGCCCTGCAAAACGCGGCTGTGCGGGAAGACCCCTTCCTCGAGCCCTACGAGGAAGACTACCGGGAACTCGAGCCCCTTAGCAGAATGCAAGCTCATTAAGGTCACGGCTCCCCCTTGTGCTTCGCTCGCGTCGTCTCCCGCTGTGACCAAGCTGACGGAGTTGAGAAAATCGAGCAGGTTGGTGTCTGGGTTTTTTTCCGCAAAGTCCTGCGCGACAGAAACAACTTCCGCAAGGTTTTCCTGCCGCGTGATGGCTTCCGGCGAATCGTCCGCTTCGTATTGGCGCAAGAGGCGGGTTTGCTCAAGCACCAACTCCACAAGGTCATGTAGCGCCATAAACTCAGCCTGCCGCGCAAAGGAAGAAATTTGCTTAACGAACCCATCTAGCTTAGCTTTTGTCGCTGGCTTTAACCCAAGCGACGCCCCGTCAAGCTCGGTTGCCGCTTCAAATAGCGAGCACCCCCTAGCTTGCGCCTCTGCCGCGAGCCTAGCTAGCGAGACCTCGCCTATGCCGCGCGCAGGGACGTTGACGACGCGTTTAAAGCTCACGTCATCCTTTGCGTTGGCAATGAGCCGCAAGTAGGCGAGCAGGTCTTTTACTTCCTTGCGTTCGTAGAACCTTAACCCACCCACAATGCGGTAAGGAATGTTCATGCGCATAAAGACTTCTTCAAACACGCGCGACTGCGCATGCATGCGGTAGAGTACGGCGCAATCCTCATATTCGAAGCGCCCGCGCGCCGCTAATTCCTCGGCGATGGTGTGTGCCACAAAGAGGGCCTCTTCCTGTTCGGTTAATGCCGCAAACAAAGTGACGGGCTCCCCCGCGTGATTAGCCGTCCACAGCCGCTTCTCTTTGCGGGTGGCATTGTTGGCGATAATGGCATTAGCGGCGTCCAGTATGCACTGCGTACTGCGATAGTTTTGCTCGAGCTTAAAGACAGCCGCCTCGGGGTAATCGCGCTCAAAATCTAGGATATTGCGCAAGTTAGCGCCACGCCACCTATAAATGCTTTGGTCGTCGTCACCAACCACACTCAAATTGCGGTGACGCGCGGCCAAAAGGTTGGTGAGCGTATACTGCGCGTGATTAGTGTCTTGATACTCGTCCACCAGTATGTGCTGAAAGCGCGTCTGGTAGTATTCGCGCACACTAGCGCTCTCGCGGAGAAGCTTCACAGCAAGTAATATCAAATCGTCAAAGTCGAGCGCATTGTTTTGGCGCAGCAACTTTTCGTACAGGAGATAGGCTGAAGAAATCTTCTCCGAGTAGTAATCGCGACTTAGACTCGCGAACTCCTCGGCATCCTGTAGGCTGTTCTTGGCGTTACTAATGCGGGCCAAGACGGACTGCGGCGGATACCGTTCGGGGTCGATATTTTGTTGCTTGAGACACGTCTTTATGAGAGACATCTGGTCTTGTGTATCATAGACGACGAAGTTACGGCTGAGCGCTATGGCCTCACCATGCTGCTTGAGAATACGCAGCGCTGCGGCATGAAAGGTAAAAATCCAGAGGTCGCGCGCCTGTGGCAGAAGGCGGTAGAGGCGCTCGCGCATCTCGTTCGCCGCCTTGTTGGTGAAAGTGATGGCGAGAATGCGCGACGGGCTGATGTCGCACCTGTTTACTAGATGCGCGATGCGCTGCGTCAGCACCCGCGTTTTGCCGCTGCCAGCTCCGGCTAGAATCAAGAGAGGGCCATGACCGTGCTCTACCGCTTGTTTTTGTACGGGGTTAAGAGATAGCTCTGACTTAGATATCACCGCTGTCAACTCCTTAAAACAAAAGACACCGCGTGGCCTAGCCGGTTACGGGTGTCCGTCGCCATATCCATATTACCAGAGCACTTTACATCCCGGCAACCTGCAGCGGAAGCGGAGTGGTTAGATGGCGCATCAGTCCGCACAGCTCTTCTACATCAAATGGCTTAACAAGACGCGCTGCCACGCCGAGGCGCTCGGCTTCGCTGATCATATCTGCTTCCTGGTAGGCAGTGACAAGTACCACGGGCACGTCTACTACCTGGTCGCGCCGCAAGATGCGCAGAGTCTCAATCCCCGATAGCCCGGGCATTTTCATGTCAAGAAAGATAATGTCAGGCGCACACTCGGATGCGACCTCTACGCCCTCATAGCCATTGCCTGCTTCCACTACTTCACAACCGAAAACGCCAAACACTTCGCGAAACAAGGCCCGAATCCCAGCTTGGTCGTCGATGATCAGCACTCTTTTACGCAACAAAGGCTGTCACCCCCTACTACCCTTAGGTATAATTTTACCACAGAACATGGCAATGTCAATATTTTGTGGTACAATTTTCTCACACCACTAGCTGTAGTGGTGTGTTTCATCATTAGGCGTGTTTGTTCGACGGCGAGGGTAATCAACTGCTGAATTGTGACATTATTTTGACCTGCAAAAACCCTATTTCCCGGGAAATTACGACAAGAAAGTCGAAGTGCCTGGAATCGCGCCTTGGGAGAAACTTTGCCCGCGCACTTGCGTAGTAAATGATAGCGTGTACTTTGGGAGGTGCTTAGCTTGGACGTGTGGCTAACCTGGCTAATAATCGGTCTGGCGCTAATTGGGTTCGAAATGATTACGCCTGGGTTTGTGATTATTTGGTTTGGCATAGGAGCATTGGCGGCGGCATTGGCGGCCTACCTTGAGCTTTCTATTGCGGTACAACTAGTGTCGTTTATCCTAACAACCGTTGTGCTGCTTGCCTGTAGCCGCAGTTTCGCGGCACGAGTGCGAGGCGGGGCTAAAGAGACGAAGACAAACTACAACGCCAT
This sequence is a window from Selenomonadales bacterium. Protein-coding genes within it:
- the pcrA gene encoding DNA helicase PcrA, which translates into the protein MSKSELSLNPVQKQAVEHGHGPLLILAGAGSGKTRVLTQRIAHLVNRCDISPSRILAITFTNKAANEMRERLYRLLPQARDLWIFTFHAAALRILKQHGEAIALSRNFVVYDTQDQMSLIKTCLKQQNIDPERYPPQSVLARISNAKNSLQDAEEFASLSRDYYSEKISSAYLLYEKLLRQNNALDFDDLILLAVKLLRESASVREYYQTRFQHILVDEYQDTNHAQYTLTNLLAARHRNLSVVGDDDQSIYRWRGANLRNILDFERDYPEAAVFKLEQNYRSTQCILDAANAIIANNATRKEKRLWTANHAGEPVTLFAALTEQEEALFVAHTIAEELAARGRFEYEDCAVLYRMHAQSRVFEEVFMRMNIPYRIVGGLRFYERKEVKDLLAYLRLIANAKDDVSFKRVVNVPARGIGEVSLARLAAEAQARGCSLFEAATELDGASLGLKPATKAKLDGFVKQISSFARQAEFMALHDLVELVLEQTRLLRQYEADDSPEAITRQENLAEVVSVAQDFAEKNPDTNLLDFLNSVSLVTAGDDASEAQGGAVTLMSLHSAKGLEFPVVFLVGLEEGVFPHSRVLQGDPAELEEERRLCYVGITRARERLLLTYAKQRLLFGRHSLSLPSRFIAELPASCLLQRGSRSERAITEPQLARRLPQAPAVQKAKPSDTQTFAPADKVSHPKFGVGTVVKVTAEDGDTFVTVAFSPPHGIKTLSLQYTPLRGMK
- a CDS encoding response regulator translates to MLRKRVLIIDDQAGIRALFREVFGVFGCEVVEAGNGYEGVEVASECAPDIIFLDMKMPGLSGIETLRILRRDQVVDVPVVLVTAYQEADMISEAERLGVAARLVKPFDVEELCGLMRHLTTPLPLQVAGM
- a CDS encoding NfeD family protein; its protein translation is MDVWLTWLIIGLALIGFEMITPGFVIIWFGIGALAAALAAYLELSIAVQLVSFILTTVVLLACSRSFAARVRGGAKETKTNYNAMVGTTATVTQRISAASGLGVVTVLGEEWSALAETPRDIAVGEKVEVVGVTGVRLVVRALTLNTDQNKEGIR